A genomic segment from Acidimicrobiales bacterium encodes:
- a CDS encoding amidohydrolase family protein, whose amino-acid sequence MSTTEPNYTVITADSHAGGSHEQYREYLDEAWRDEFDAWRGKYKNPWKDLRDDDLRVRNWDDERRDRDQLADGVVGEVIFPNTVPPFYPGFVLFAGPPKEGDEYERRRAGIHAHNRWMADFCASRPNRRAGIGQIFLNDIDDAIEDAKWIKENDLRGGVLLPTVAPDVKWVKPLYDPEYDRLWAALVDLDMPVHLHGGTGSPNYGKYPATQAIMISEVGFYGLRNYEHMLLAGVFEKFPTMKFVITEAGSGQFETTNRKLDGIIRSMRQGSIGELKYEEGAGLPKLASEYFKQNVWLGASFPSKADVAKRDVVAEGRFMWGSDYPHDEGSGPFSREHLRQVMIDVPVEEKRRLLGLNAADLYGLDVDALAPLVAEYGPTVAELEEPLTELPDGANRALLVNAG is encoded by the coding sequence ATGTCGACCACCGAGCCCAATTACACGGTCATCACTGCCGATTCCCACGCCGGCGGCAGCCACGAGCAGTACCGCGAGTACCTCGACGAAGCATGGCGCGACGAGTTCGACGCGTGGCGCGGAAAGTACAAGAACCCGTGGAAGGACCTGCGCGACGACGACCTGCGGGTTCGCAACTGGGACGACGAGCGCCGCGACCGCGACCAGCTGGCCGACGGCGTCGTCGGCGAGGTCATCTTCCCGAACACGGTGCCGCCCTTCTACCCGGGCTTCGTGCTCTTCGCCGGGCCACCCAAGGAAGGCGACGAGTACGAGCGCCGCCGGGCCGGCATCCACGCCCACAACCGTTGGATGGCCGACTTCTGCGCGAGCCGTCCCAACCGGCGCGCCGGCATCGGCCAGATCTTCCTCAACGACATCGACGATGCCATCGAGGACGCGAAGTGGATCAAGGAGAACGACCTGCGCGGCGGGGTCCTCCTACCGACGGTGGCCCCCGACGTGAAGTGGGTCAAGCCGCTCTACGACCCGGAGTACGACCGCCTGTGGGCGGCGCTGGTCGATCTCGACATGCCCGTCCACCTCCACGGCGGCACCGGTTCGCCGAACTACGGCAAGTACCCGGCCACCCAGGCGATCATGATCTCCGAGGTGGGCTTCTACGGTCTACGCAACTACGAACACATGCTGCTGGCCGGCGTGTTCGAGAAGTTCCCGACAATGAAGTTCGTGATCACCGAAGCCGGTTCCGGCCAGTTCGAGACCACGAATCGCAAGCTCGACGGCATCATCCGGAGCATGCGTCAGGGTTCGATCGGCGAACTCAAGTACGAAGAGGGCGCCGGCCTGCCCAAGCTCGCCAGCGAGTACTTCAAGCAGAACGTGTGGCTCGGCGCGTCGTTCCCCTCGAAGGCCGACGTGGCCAAGCGCGACGTCGTGGCCGAGGGCCGGTTCATGTGGGGCAGCGACTACCCCCACGACGAGGGATCCGGGCCGTTCAGCCGCGAGCACCTCCGCCAGGTGATGATCGATGTCCCCGTCGAGGAGAAGCGTCGGCTTCTCGGCCTCAACGCCGCCGACCTCTACGGCCTCGACGTCGACGCACTCGCACCGCTGGTGGCCGAGTACGGCCCGACCGTCGCCGAACTCGAGGAGCCCCTCACCGAGCTGCCCGACGGCGCCAACCGGGCGCTGCTGGTCAACGCCGGCTGA
- a CDS encoding MFS transporter — MTAAGTRPFDPRRVPFYYGWVVVIAGTIGAMASVPGQTVGVSVFTDDLITTTGLTRLQLAIAYLVGTGSSGLLIGAGGRAIDRYGSRVVALGATVGLATTTVGLSVVGPMSTWVGVVVMSIGFGCLRFSGQGLLTLASRTMVAQWFERRRGLVTSLSSAFISFSFAATPALLLALIDLDGFRTAWRIMAVVLVAVVGPIIVVLYRVSPEAAGIPIDGGRATPLDEHIPAPVIGTEQDATRFEALRDVRFWALTIPVAALASTSTAITFHIVDLGSELGLTDAEVVRIFVPIAFVSVPVTLFTGWLIDRVTPFAVAIVMAAAQLVMYPTVGLLDTGWGAVAAVTTWGVSQGCFSALTSAAIPKVFGRRHLGAVAGAQMSTMVIGSAIGPAFFALVHSIAGGYRTALWISTVIPAVGLILSIAGLRQHRRLGSVRHDRRSERRR; from the coding sequence GTGACTGCCGCGGGAACGCGACCGTTCGACCCGCGACGGGTGCCCTTCTACTACGGCTGGGTCGTCGTCATCGCCGGAACGATCGGTGCGATGGCGTCGGTGCCCGGGCAGACCGTCGGCGTCAGCGTCTTCACCGATGATCTGATCACGACGACCGGGCTGACCCGTCTCCAGCTCGCAATCGCCTATCTCGTCGGAACCGGGTCGAGCGGCCTGCTCATCGGCGCGGGCGGCCGAGCGATCGACCGCTACGGGTCTCGAGTGGTCGCACTCGGGGCGACGGTCGGCCTGGCGACGACCACGGTCGGGCTGAGTGTGGTCGGGCCGATGAGCACCTGGGTCGGTGTCGTCGTCATGTCGATCGGCTTCGGATGTCTCCGGTTCAGCGGACAGGGTCTGCTCACGCTGGCCTCGCGGACCATGGTCGCCCAGTGGTTCGAGCGTCGGCGTGGACTCGTGACCTCGCTCTCGAGCGCGTTCATCAGCTTCTCGTTCGCCGCCACCCCTGCGCTGTTGCTCGCCCTGATCGACCTCGACGGATTCCGCACCGCGTGGCGAATCATGGCCGTGGTGCTGGTGGCCGTGGTCGGCCCGATCATCGTCGTCCTCTACCGGGTGAGCCCCGAGGCGGCCGGCATCCCGATCGACGGCGGCCGCGCGACCCCACTCGACGAGCACATCCCGGCGCCGGTCATCGGGACCGAGCAGGACGCCACCCGTTTCGAGGCGCTCCGCGATGTCCGCTTCTGGGCCTTGACCATCCCGGTTGCCGCCCTCGCGTCGACCAGTACGGCCATCACGTTCCACATCGTCGACCTCGGGTCGGAGCTCGGCCTGACCGACGCCGAGGTCGTTCGCATCTTCGTTCCCATCGCGTTCGTCAGCGTGCCGGTCACACTCTTCACCGGCTGGTTGATCGACCGCGTGACCCCGTTCGCGGTCGCAATAGTGATGGCTGCCGCCCAGCTGGTGATGTATCCCACGGTCGGTCTGCTCGATACCGGCTGGGGCGCCGTGGCCGCCGTGACGACCTGGGGTGTCTCACAGGGGTGCTTCTCCGCACTGACATCCGCCGCGATCCCGAAGGTCTTCGGGCGGCGACATCTCGGTGCGGTCGCCGGTGCTCAGATGAGCACGATGGTGATCGGCAGCGCTATCGGACCGGCGTTCTTCGCTCTGGTCCACTCGATCGCCGGCGGCTATCGCACCGCGCTCTGGATCTCCACCGTCATCCCTGCCGTCGGCCTGATCCTGTCCATCGCCGGGCTCCGACAACATCGACGCCTCGGCAGCGTGCGTCACGATCGGCGCAGTGAACGGCGGCGGTGA
- a CDS encoding PQQ-binding-like beta-propeller repeat protein, which produces MVPHRQAQSRYRRRRSRDGRPGAGLRRARWDEELLEVHGPNVSIENSVAVTGNTVYFANSGGLLQGWDITGLATGVEPQRVFRFWLGDDTDASIVADDEGFLYAAVEYEKENQRSKEVGQLVKIDPTAPDDPIVWSVADRDGVPGGLWATPAVTDTMVYASTNTGRLLGVDRRSGDIVWEKRFGQPIWSSQVVVDDVLIQGDCAGLVHAYDVSDPTVDPPELWKLELGGCIESTPAVWDGRIIVGTREGRVHMFADPTRAE; this is translated from the coding sequence GTGGTTCCACATCGTCAAGCTCAATCGCGGTACCGACGCCGACGGTCGCGCGACGGTCGACCCGGAGCTGGTCTTCGCCGCGCCCGGTGGGACGAGGAGCTCCTCGAGGTCCACGGCCCGAACGTCTCCATCGAGAACTCGGTCGCCGTCACCGGCAACACCGTCTACTTCGCGAATTCCGGCGGCTTGTTGCAGGGTTGGGACATCACGGGACTGGCGACCGGTGTCGAGCCCCAACGGGTGTTCCGGTTCTGGCTCGGCGACGACACCGATGCCTCGATCGTCGCCGACGACGAGGGCTTTCTCTACGCCGCCGTCGAGTACGAGAAGGAGAACCAGCGCTCGAAGGAAGTCGGCCAACTCGTCAAGATCGACCCCACTGCGCCCGACGACCCGATCGTCTGGTCCGTCGCCGATCGGGACGGCGTGCCCGGCGGGCTGTGGGCCACCCCAGCAGTCACGGACACGATGGTCTACGCCTCGACCAACACCGGCCGACTCCTCGGCGTCGACCGACGGAGCGGCGACATCGTCTGGGAGAAACGGTTCGGCCAGCCAATCTGGAGCTCACAGGTCGTGGTCGACGACGTCCTCATCCAGGGCGACTGCGCCGGATTGGTCCACGCCTACGACGTCAGCGATCCGACCGTCGACCCACCCGAACTGTGGAAACTCGAGCTCGGTGGCTGCATCGAATCGACCCCGGCCGTCTGGGACGGGCGCATCATCGTCGGTACCCGAGAGGGCCGCGTCCACATGTTCGCCGACCCGACCAGGGCTGAGTAG
- a CDS encoding ABC transporter permease, translating to MTTTTIRQPSSNTLARPSGIVRDTMTVAGRALRAVPRDLEGVVPPVLIAIFFFVVNIATLERLTEGAAAGFDYTAFQMPTAILLGVTGVSRAPAVVLDVQNRYVDRMLLTPVRRTSILVGHMLADVAVAAALTLPILALGFILGVRFEAGPLGILAFIAIAAFWSLAFAGFGYAIALKTGNPAAVNSSFMLFFPFLFLTSSYVPRDQLTGWLDTVAGLNPVTYILDGLRSLTFNGWDWSELGQTMLAIGLVAVLSMSMCFAALRGRVDQN from the coding sequence ATGACCACCACGACCATCCGCCAACCGTCGAGCAACACGCTCGCCCGCCCGAGCGGCATCGTCCGCGACACGATGACCGTGGCGGGTCGCGCCCTGCGGGCCGTGCCCCGCGACCTCGAAGGGGTCGTCCCGCCCGTGCTCATCGCCATCTTCTTCTTCGTCGTGAACATCGCCACGCTCGAACGACTCACCGAGGGCGCGGCTGCCGGGTTCGACTACACCGCGTTCCAGATGCCGACGGCGATCCTGCTCGGTGTCACCGGCGTCTCCCGCGCACCTGCGGTGGTGCTCGATGTGCAGAACCGCTACGTGGACCGGATGCTGCTCACCCCGGTGCGGCGAACGTCGATCCTCGTCGGCCACATGCTGGCCGACGTCGCGGTGGCCGCTGCGCTCACCCTGCCGATCCTCGCGCTCGGGTTCATTCTTGGCGTGCGATTCGAGGCCGGCCCGTTGGGCATCCTGGCGTTCATCGCGATCGCGGCGTTCTGGAGCCTGGCCTTCGCCGGCTTCGGCTACGCCATCGCCCTCAAGACGGGCAATCCGGCGGCGGTGAACTCCAGCTTCATGCTGTTCTTCCCGTTCCTGTTCCTGACCTCGTCCTACGTCCCACGCGATCAGCTCACCGGCTGGCTCGACACCGTCGCCGGCCTGAACCCGGTGACCTACATCCTCGACGGGCTGCGCTCACTCACCTTCAACGGCTGGGACTGGAGCGAACTGGGTCAGACCATGCTCGCCATCGGCCTCGTCGCCGTCCTCAGCATGAGCATGTGCTTCGCGGCGCTGCGGGGCCGAGTCGACCAGAACTGA
- a CDS encoding ATP-binding cassette domain-containing protein encodes MPHSATQSPPIESPPPTAAPNRPAIAARGLTRAFDAGDAVSGLDLAIAPGEIYGFLGPNGAGKSTTVRMLCTLLAPTSGTAEIAGHDIVDDPQQVRLRIGAALQDISLDPRQTGRELLRLQGRFYGLTNTVIDKRMRELTSLVDIGEALDRRIDTYSGGMRRRLDLAAALVHQPEVLFLDEPTTGLDPASRARVWEEVRNLNEQLGMTIMLTTQYLEEADALAHRIGIINAGGLVAEGTPAELKRQVGRDIVLAEIPGDLTIAREALLAIPGIDAIDTDKQVLRIATADGAKTVGPMAIALDAAGIDFAGLSLRSTTLDDVFLELTGTRIQTETATETNEEAR; translated from the coding sequence ATGCCCCACTCCGCCACCCAGAGTCCGCCGATCGAATCACCACCCCCGACGGCAGCACCGAATCGACCGGCGATCGCCGCCCGCGGACTGACCCGCGCCTTCGATGCCGGCGACGCCGTGTCCGGGCTCGATCTCGCCATCGCACCCGGCGAGATCTACGGCTTCCTCGGTCCGAACGGGGCCGGCAAGTCCACCACGGTACGAATGCTCTGCACCCTCCTCGCGCCGACCTCCGGCACCGCCGAGATCGCCGGCCACGACATCGTCGACGACCCCCAGCAGGTCCGCCTGCGCATCGGTGCCGCGCTGCAGGACATCTCCCTCGATCCCCGCCAGACCGGTCGCGAACTCCTGCGGCTGCAAGGGCGTTTCTACGGCCTGACGAACACGGTGATCGACAAGCGTATGCGCGAGCTCACGAGCCTGGTCGACATCGGCGAGGCACTCGATCGTCGCATCGACACCTACTCGGGCGGTATGCGCCGCCGTCTCGACCTCGCCGCTGCGCTGGTCCATCAGCCCGAGGTGCTGTTCCTCGACGAACCGACGACCGGGCTCGACCCGGCCAGCCGGGCCCGGGTCTGGGAAGAGGTTCGCAACCTCAACGAACAGCTCGGCATGACCATCATGTTGACGACCCAGTACCTCGAAGAGGCCGATGCCCTCGCCCATCGCATCGGCATCATCAATGCCGGCGGCCTGGTCGCCGAAGGCACACCCGCCGAATTGAAACGACAGGTCGGGCGCGACATCGTGCTCGCCGAGATCCCCGGTGATCTGACGATCGCCCGCGAGGCCCTGTTGGCCATTCCCGGGATCGATGCGATCGACACCGACAAACAGGTGTTGCGCATCGCCACGGCCGACGGCGCGAAGACCGTGGGTCCGATGGCCATCGCCCTCGATGCCGCCGGCATCGACTTCGCCGGACTCAGCCTTCGCTCCACCACGCTCGACGACGTGTTCCTCGAGCTCACCGGCACCCGTATCCAGACCGAGACCGCCACCGAAACCAACGAGGAAGCCCGATGA